A window of Formosa sp. Hel1_31_208 contains these coding sequences:
- the menD gene encoding 2-succinyl-5-enolpyruvyl-6-hydroxy-3-cyclohexene-1-carboxylate synthase, which yields MIHSKIPLAQTVVQLCKLKNIKHIVISPGSRNAPLTIGFTSDSFFKCYSVVDERCAAFFALGIAQQIQEPVVIACTSGSALLNYYPAISEAFFSDIPLVVLSADRPKHLIGIGDGQTINQKDVFANHILFATNLKLDLHDKNGVSEKDELPIFKNLENKLERFLGLQRDIQSFNEEEINKALNLSCIKKGPVHINVPFDEPLYERIEELTVSPKSVELDFKIPKIDQVDLKDCIDEWYVATKKMILIGVLEPNQIEQQWLEELVDDDSVIIFTETTSNLHHPNLFPSIDKIIAPLEEDDFKVLQPDILITFGGMVVSKKIKAFLREYQPKHHWHIDEKKANDTFFCLDKHIVAKPNDFLSEFLPKITHVTKSKYLETWTAIKRHRTKKHLEYVKQIPFSDFKVFSRVLKTFPNKSIVQLGNSSTVRYAQLFNMNPLVDVYCNRGTSGIDGSTSTAIGCATATNKQTVFISGDLSFFYDSNALWNNYIPKNFRIILINNEGGGIFRILPGHKNTDNFDYFFETTHHLTAKQLCEMFHFEYLTARNEEELETCLKTFYNASKSPRLLEIFTPRTANDTILLDYFNYVK from the coding sequence ATGATACACTCTAAAATTCCACTTGCACAAACTGTCGTACAGTTATGTAAACTCAAAAATATCAAACACATCGTTATTTCTCCAGGAAGTAGGAATGCACCTCTAACTATAGGATTTACAAGTGACTCTTTTTTTAAATGTTATAGTGTTGTTGATGAACGCTGCGCGGCATTTTTTGCCTTAGGAATAGCACAACAAATTCAAGAACCAGTTGTGATTGCCTGTACTTCGGGAAGTGCTTTGCTTAACTATTACCCAGCAATATCAGAAGCATTCTTTAGTGATATTCCTTTGGTGGTATTGTCTGCTGATAGGCCAAAGCATTTAATCGGAATAGGTGATGGTCAAACCATTAATCAGAAAGATGTATTTGCAAACCACATTTTATTTGCGACCAATTTGAAGTTGGATCTTCATGATAAAAATGGGGTCTCAGAAAAAGATGAACTTCCAATATTTAAGAATTTAGAGAATAAACTTGAGCGTTTTTTGGGGCTGCAACGTGATATTCAATCGTTTAATGAAGAGGAAATCAACAAAGCTCTTAATTTATCATGTATAAAGAAAGGCCCTGTACATATCAATGTGCCATTTGACGAACCGCTTTATGAACGTATTGAAGAATTAACGGTAAGCCCTAAGTCTGTTGAATTAGATTTTAAAATCCCAAAAATTGATCAGGTAGATTTAAAAGACTGTATTGATGAATGGTATGTCGCCACAAAAAAAATGATTCTTATTGGAGTTTTAGAGCCTAATCAGATTGAACAACAATGGTTGGAAGAATTAGTGGATGATGATAGTGTTATCATCTTTACAGAGACAACTTCAAATTTACATCATCCGAATTTATTTCCTAGTATTGATAAAATTATAGCACCTTTAGAGGAAGACGATTTTAAAGTATTACAGCCTGATATATTAATCACTTTCGGAGGTATGGTGGTTTCAAAAAAAATTAAAGCTTTCTTAAGGGAGTATCAACCAAAACACCATTGGCATATTGATGAGAAAAAAGCTAATGATACTTTTTTCTGTTTAGACAAGCATATTGTAGCTAAACCTAATGATTTCTTATCAGAGTTTTTACCTAAAATCACACATGTCACTAAGAGTAAATATTTAGAAACTTGGACAGCTATAAAACGGCATCGAACTAAGAAACATCTGGAGTATGTAAAACAAATTCCATTTAGTGACTTTAAGGTATTTAGTAGGGTATTGAAAACCTTTCCTAATAAATCTATCGTACAACTAGGAAACAGTTCTACAGTGCGTTATGCGCAATTGTTTAATATGAATCCGTTAGTAGATGTTTATTGTAATCGCGGTACTAGTGGTATAGATGGCAGTACTTCAACAGCCATAGGTTGCGCCACAGCAACTAATAAACAAACAGTATTTATTTCTGGAGATTTAAGTTTTTTTTATGACAGCAATGCCTTGTGGAATAACTACATCCCAAAGAATTTTAGAATTATACTAATTAATAATGAAGGAGGTGGAATATTTAGAATATTACCAGGCCATAAAAACACAGATAATTTTGATTATTTTTTTGAAACCACACACCATTTAACAGCAAAGCAATTGTGTGAGATGTTTCACTTTGAATATCTTACTGCTCGTAATGAGGAAGAATTAGAAACGTGTCTAAAAACCTTTTATAATGCGTCTAAAAGCCCACGACTTCTTGAAATATTTACACCAAGAACGGCAAATGATACAATACTGCTAGATTATTTTAACTATGTCAAATAA
- a CDS encoding DUF2490 domain-containing protein, translated as MRNISLFIIVIFFFKTTNAQENQSQTGAWYMYFFNHQFEDSQFGIQGDIQYRNWNTIGDLEQLLLRTGITFTPKDTDVLLTLGYANITSGEIGESNDTSGEHRIYQEALFSQSLGKRIYLTHRFRYEQRFVENQDFRTRYRYNLFMNVPFNKSALEKGAVYAALYNELFINGQTDIGDDREVELFDRNRTYIGIGYVLKKGMRFQLGWMNQKTVTAGKGQLQFSFHHKF; from the coding sequence ATGAGAAATATAAGCCTTTTTATTATTGTTATTTTCTTTTTTAAGACAACTAATGCACAAGAAAATCAGTCTCAAACGGGAGCATGGTATATGTACTTTTTTAACCATCAATTTGAAGACAGTCAATTTGGTATACAAGGTGATATACAATATCGGAATTGGAACACAATTGGAGATTTAGAACAATTATTACTAAGAACAGGAATTACTTTCACACCAAAAGATACTGATGTGTTATTAACCTTAGGATATGCAAATATCACTTCAGGTGAAATTGGAGAATCTAATGACACATCTGGAGAACATCGTATATACCAAGAAGCCTTGTTTTCACAATCATTAGGTAAACGTATTTATCTAACTCACAGATTTCGATATGAGCAGCGTTTTGTAGAAAATCAGGATTTTAGAACGCGTTATCGCTATAACTTATTTATGAATGTGCCTTTTAATAAAAGTGCTTTAGAAAAAGGAGCCGTCTATGCGGCACTGTATAACGAATTATTTATTAATGGTCAAACCGATATTGGAGATGATAGAGAGGTAGAGCTTTTTGATAGAAATAGAACCTACATAGGTATTGGTTATGTTTTAAAAAAAGGAATGCGGTTTCAATTAGGTTGGATGAATCAGAAAACTGTTACCGCAGGGAAAGGTCAACTACAATTTAGTTTTCACCACAAATTTTAA
- the menA gene encoding 1,4-dihydroxy-2-naphthoate octaprenyltransferase yields MLKNIKPWISAFRLRTLPLSISGIIIGSCFAHFNGKFDGMIMAFAMLLTISLQVLSNLANDYGDGVRGTDNEDRIGPERAIQSGAITPEEMFDGIKINILVVIILTVGLIFVSFGSKYFLYALLFFALSGLSIYAAINYTVGSSPYGYKGLGDVFVFLFFGLLGVIGSYFLYTKQVDHHVILPAITLGLLSVGVLNLNNMRDIDSDIIAGKQTLAVKLGKKKAKQYHITLIVLAILISFIFSILYFSSFYNLLFYVAYIPLLIHLNTIIKATTPQEFDPQLKVLALTTFVLSILLGLGYIL; encoded by the coding sequence ATGCTTAAAAATATAAAGCCTTGGATTTCAGCTTTTAGGCTTCGTACCTTACCACTATCTATTTCGGGAATCATTATTGGCTCTTGTTTCGCCCATTTTAATGGCAAATTTGATGGGATGATTATGGCTTTTGCCATGTTATTGACTATAAGTTTACAAGTGCTTTCTAATTTAGCTAATGATTACGGTGATGGCGTAAGAGGAACCGACAATGAAGATAGAATAGGCCCAGAGCGTGCCATTCAAAGTGGAGCTATTACTCCAGAAGAAATGTTTGATGGAATTAAAATAAACATCCTTGTGGTGATTATTTTAACAGTAGGCTTGATTTTTGTATCCTTTGGAAGTAAGTATTTTCTATATGCCTTATTGTTTTTTGCCTTATCAGGATTATCTATTTATGCAGCAATTAATTATACGGTAGGCAGCTCACCTTATGGGTATAAAGGTTTAGGAGATGTATTTGTGTTTTTATTTTTCGGATTGTTGGGCGTTATTGGTAGTTACTTCCTTTATACGAAACAAGTGGATCATCATGTCATCCTTCCGGCAATCACTTTAGGTTTATTAAGCGTTGGCGTTCTTAATCTGAATAACATGAGAGATATCGATTCTGATATTATAGCTGGAAAACAAACTTTAGCTGTTAAACTAGGAAAGAAAAAAGCAAAGCAGTATCATATCACACTTATCGTTTTAGCGATACTCATTTCGTTTATATTTTCGATATTATATTTTTCTAGTTTTTATAACTTACTCTTCTATGTGGCATATATTCCATTGCTTATTCATCTCAATACAATAATAAAAGCGACCACACCTCAAGAATTTGATCCGCAATTAAAAGTGTTAGCATTGACAACGTTTGTATTATCCATCCTTTTAGGACTCGGCTACATTTTATAA
- a CDS encoding metal-dependent hydrolase translates to MQITFYGHACLGLKIEDINILVDPFISGNPKAAHIDISNLKADYILVTHAHQDHILDVEAIAKRTGAVVVSNFEIATHYDKLGIENHPMNHGGQWDFEFGTVKYVNAIHTSSFPDGSYGGQPGGFVIEGEHKNIYIAGDTALTMDMKLIPLFTTLDLAILPIGDNFTMGIEEAIHASDFIQCDKVLGYHYDTFGYIEIDHEAAKRKFFDKDKDLMLLEIGESIEL, encoded by the coding sequence ATGCAAATCACTTTTTACGGCCACGCCTGTTTAGGACTTAAAATAGAAGATATTAACATTCTTGTAGATCCCTTTATTTCTGGTAATCCGAAAGCTGCTCATATTGACATTAGCAATTTAAAAGCCGATTATATTTTGGTCACTCATGCACATCAAGATCATATTCTTGATGTAGAAGCCATTGCAAAACGCACAGGGGCAGTCGTGGTATCTAATTTTGAAATAGCGACCCATTATGACAAACTGGGTATCGAAAACCACCCTATGAATCATGGAGGACAATGGGATTTTGAATTTGGTACTGTAAAATATGTGAATGCCATTCATACGTCGTCTTTTCCTGATGGTAGCTATGGAGGTCAGCCAGGAGGGTTTGTGATTGAAGGTGAACATAAAAACATTTACATCGCGGGCGATACTGCCCTTACAATGGATATGAAACTTATTCCATTGTTCACTACACTTGATTTAGCCATACTACCAATTGGAGACAATTTTACCATGGGAATTGAAGAAGCCATTCATGCCAGTGACTTTATCCAATGTGATAAAGTATTAGGCTACCACTATGATACTTTTGGCTATATCGAAATTGATCATGAAGCTGCTAAACGTAAATTTTTTGATAAGGATAAGGATTTGATGTTATTGGAAATTGGTGAAAGCATTGAGTTGTAA
- a CDS encoding SDR family oxidoreductase, with amino-acid sequence MTFDDKVIWITGASSGIGKSLAIALSEYNCKLILSARRVIELEKVKVLCRRPDQVFALPLDLEDVHAMKTITATAISTFGTIDVLVNNGGISQRSPIIDTTIEVDKKLMDIDYLGTVALSKALLPHFVAQQSGHYVVVSSLMGKFSSPLRSAYCGAKHALHGFFDALRMEHDKDNIMVTMICPGFVNTNVARNALTADGSQQGYQDEMTENGLDVDLFVKKMIKAIRKGKYEAYIGKFEAFGVYVKRLSPRLLHWLVSRSKVR; translated from the coding sequence ATGACATTTGATGATAAAGTTATTTGGATTACAGGTGCCTCAAGTGGTATAGGTAAAAGTCTCGCTATTGCCCTATCAGAATATAACTGTAAACTCATTTTATCTGCTCGACGTGTCATAGAATTGGAAAAGGTTAAAGTATTGTGCAGGCGTCCTGATCAAGTCTTCGCACTTCCTTTAGACTTAGAAGACGTACATGCTATGAAAACCATTACTGCCACTGCGATTTCTACCTTCGGAACTATTGATGTTCTCGTTAATAACGGAGGAATAAGTCAACGCTCTCCAATCATTGATACGACTATTGAAGTGGACAAAAAACTTATGGATATTGATTATCTGGGCACAGTTGCACTATCCAAAGCATTGTTGCCTCATTTTGTGGCACAGCAAAGCGGTCATTATGTTGTGGTTTCAAGTTTGATGGGAAAATTCAGTTCTCCTTTGCGCTCAGCATATTGCGGCGCCAAACATGCGCTGCATGGTTTTTTTGATGCCTTACGTATGGAGCACGATAAGGACAATATCATGGTCACTATGATATGTCCAGGATTTGTCAATACTAATGTCGCCAGAAATGCTTTAACTGCTGATGGCAGCCAGCAAGGTTACCAAGATGAAATGACAGAAAACGGACTCGATGTTGATTTATTTGTCAAAAAAATGATAAAAGCCATACGCAAAGGAAAGTATGAGGCTTACATTGGTAAGTTTGAAGCTTTTGGTGTCTATGTGAAACGACTCTCGCCACGTTTACTGCATTGGCTAGTGTCGAGGAGTAAGGTTAGATGA
- a CDS encoding DUF2853 family protein: MSKRDDLIVKYAADLKDKCGVNPDMDLLTKVTIGCGPSIYNADSATVSGSDESELKTVKNNFLIKKLGLKDSADLDKGINAVIETYGKSNRNKYRAVVYYLLTKHFKKESVY, translated from the coding sequence ATGAGTAAAAGAGATGATTTGATAGTAAAATATGCTGCAGATTTAAAAGACAAATGTGGAGTAAATCCAGATATGGATTTATTGACTAAAGTAACCATAGGTTGCGGACCTTCAATTTACAACGCCGACTCAGCAACAGTTTCAGGATCGGATGAATCAGAATTGAAAACAGTAAAAAATAATTTTTTAATCAAGAAACTTGGTTTAAAAGATAGCGCGGATTTAGACAAAGGTATTAATGCAGTGATTGAAACCTACGGAAAATCTAACCGAAACAAATACAGAGCTGTTGTTTATTATTTATTAACAAAACACTTCAAGAAAGAATCAGTGTATTAA
- a CDS encoding o-succinylbenzoate synthase translates to MNATYKPYTLQFKQASGTSRGVLKTKDTWFMILRENGRFGIGECGMFRGLSIDDRPDFETKLEWTCSNIHLGLEKLRDELTEFPSIQFGLEIAFKSLSSRDSFELFPSAFTQKQAPIDINGLIWMGTKDFMKQQIKDKLKTGFRCIKMKIGAIDFDTELELLKFIRHEFTIHDIELRVDANGAFLPSEALHRLQRLSEFDLHSIEQPIKQGQWAEMAKLCKETPLPIALDEELIGLFSESKKQELLKIINPQYIILKPTLIGGFKGSKEWIDLAARQQIGWWVTSALESNIGLNAIAQWTYTLKNKLPQGLGTGSLYTNNFDSSLVVKNGTLRYENEHPWDLSQLDIKI, encoded by the coding sequence ATTAACGCAACATACAAACCCTATACGCTACAATTTAAACAAGCCAGTGGAACATCACGAGGTGTCTTAAAAACAAAGGACACTTGGTTTATGATACTTAGAGAAAATGGTAGGTTTGGAATTGGCGAATGTGGAATGTTTAGAGGTCTAAGTATTGATGATAGACCAGATTTTGAAACAAAACTAGAATGGACTTGTAGTAATATCCATTTAGGCTTAGAAAAATTACGAGATGAGCTTACCGAATTTCCTAGTATTCAGTTTGGGTTAGAGATAGCCTTTAAGTCGCTGTCTAGTCGAGATAGTTTTGAATTATTTCCTTCAGCATTCACACAAAAGCAGGCTCCTATTGACATTAATGGCCTCATATGGATGGGAACTAAAGACTTTATGAAGCAACAAATCAAAGACAAGCTTAAAACGGGGTTTCGTTGTATAAAGATGAAAATTGGCGCCATAGATTTCGATACAGAATTGGAGCTGTTGAAATTTATAAGACATGAATTCACGATTCATGATATAGAACTCAGAGTGGATGCTAATGGGGCATTTTTACCATCGGAAGCTTTACATCGATTACAACGTTTATCTGAGTTTGATTTACATTCTATTGAACAACCCATCAAACAAGGACAATGGGCAGAGATGGCAAAATTATGCAAAGAGACGCCTTTACCTATTGCTTTAGATGAAGAATTAATAGGCCTATTTTCAGAATCTAAAAAACAAGAACTTTTAAAAATTATTAACCCGCAATACATTATTTTAAAACCAACATTAATAGGAGGCTTTAAAGGCAGTAAAGAATGGATTGACCTCGCGGCACGTCAACAAATTGGGTGGTGGGTAACGAGTGCATTAGAAAGTAATATAGGTTTAAATGCCATTGCTCAATGGACATACACGCTTAAGAACAAATTACCACAGGGGCTGGGCACAGGGAGTTTGTATACCAATAATTTTGATTCGTCATTAGTTGTAAAAAATGGTACATTGCGCTACGAAAATGAACACCCTTGGGATTTGTCTCAACTTGATATAAAAATTTAA
- a CDS encoding S1 RNA-binding domain-containing protein, producing MIRIGDYNILEIIRETDQGLYLADKEGNEILLPNRYVPESFKVWEEIEVFVYLDNEERPVAVTDEPYIVRDDFALLRCNQVTSHGAFLDWGMVKELFCPFKEQAFKMKAGGWYLVYCYLDEETDRLVASSKTNRFLDNTNLTVQQFDEVDLIVSHPSELGMNVIVNNEHLGLIFSEDIFKDISVGDRLKGFVKKVRPDNKLDIVLGKIGYRKIEPNADIVMQYLEDSSDGFLPLNDKSNPEAIKRELQMSKKTFKKAIGTLYKQRLIVIEADGIRLAN from the coding sequence ATGATAAGAATTGGAGACTACAATATATTAGAAATCATTCGTGAAACGGATCAAGGATTATATTTGGCCGATAAAGAGGGTAATGAAATTTTGCTCCCTAACCGTTATGTTCCCGAATCATTTAAAGTATGGGAAGAAATTGAGGTTTTTGTTTATTTAGATAACGAAGAACGTCCTGTTGCAGTTACTGATGAGCCTTATATTGTTCGTGACGATTTTGCATTATTACGATGTAATCAAGTCACATCTCATGGTGCATTTCTAGATTGGGGAATGGTAAAAGAACTCTTCTGCCCATTTAAAGAACAAGCTTTTAAAATGAAAGCAGGTGGTTGGTATCTGGTTTATTGTTATTTGGATGAAGAAACCGACCGTTTAGTAGCGTCTAGTAAAACCAATCGGTTTTTAGATAACACGAACTTGACCGTACAGCAGTTTGATGAAGTCGATTTAATCGTGTCTCATCCCTCAGAATTGGGAATGAATGTAATAGTGAATAATGAGCATTTAGGATTGATATTTTCTGAAGATATTTTTAAAGACATTAGTGTTGGTGACCGACTAAAAGGTTTCGTTAAAAAGGTAAGACCAGATAATAAACTAGACATTGTTTTAGGTAAAATAGGCTATCGTAAAATTGAGCCTAACGCAGATATTGTGATGCAGTATTTGGAAGACAGTTCTGATGGATTTTTACCACTCAATGACAAGTCGAATCCAGAAGCTATAAAACGCGAATTACAGATGAGTAAAAAAACGTTTAAAAAAGCTATAGGCACCTTATATAAGCAGCGTCTAATCGTTATTGAGGCGGACGGTATTAGACTGGCAAACTAG
- a CDS encoding sterol desaturase family protein, translating into MQDPNFPNIILYAIPFFVLAMLLELFVTVKQGVKTYETRDAFASIAMGLGNVFLGFISKAIVFVIFFYIYEHFRWFTIPIAWWSFILIFFVDDLAYYWFHRISHECRLFWASHVVHHSSQHYNLSTALRQTWSGGFYSFVFWLWLPLLGFHPGMIIFQMSVSLLYQFWIHTETIDKLPKWLEAVFNTPSHHRVHHGSNPLYLDRNHAGILIIWDKLFGTFQPELKEERVVYGLVKNIDTYNPVKIAFLEWFDMFKDAFSGHKSLKNRFLYLIKPPGWRHDGSGKVSEDLRKEWEINNS; encoded by the coding sequence ATGCAAGATCCTAACTTTCCTAATATTATTCTTTATGCCATTCCCTTTTTTGTTTTGGCTATGCTCTTAGAATTATTTGTTACAGTGAAACAAGGGGTTAAAACCTACGAAACCAGAGACGCCTTCGCATCTATCGCTATGGGTTTAGGAAATGTGTTTTTAGGTTTTATAAGCAAAGCCATAGTATTCGTTATCTTTTTTTATATCTACGAGCATTTTAGATGGTTTACTATTCCTATTGCGTGGTGGAGTTTTATTTTAATTTTCTTTGTTGATGATCTTGCCTATTATTGGTTTCATCGTATTTCGCATGAATGCCGCTTGTTTTGGGCATCTCATGTGGTGCACCATTCGTCGCAACACTATAATTTAAGTACTGCCTTGCGACAAACCTGGTCAGGTGGGTTTTATTCATTTGTATTTTGGCTATGGCTGCCATTGTTAGGGTTTCATCCTGGAATGATCATATTTCAAATGTCTGTGAGTTTATTGTATCAATTTTGGATACATACCGAAACCATCGATAAATTACCGAAGTGGTTAGAAGCCGTTTTCAATACACCATCCCATCATCGCGTACACCACGGAAGTAATCCCTTATATTTGGACAGAAATCATGCAGGTATATTGATTATTTGGGATAAGTTGTTTGGCACCTTTCAACCAGAATTAAAAGAAGAACGAGTGGTCTATGGTTTAGTGAAAAATATTGACACCTATAATCCTGTGAAGATTGCTTTTCTAGAGTGGTTCGATATGTTTAAGGATGCGTTTTCTGGTCATAAATCATTAAAAAACAGATTTTTATATTTGATCAAACCACCAGGCTGGAGACACGATGGTAGTGGAAAAGTAAGTGAGGACTTAAGAAAAGAATGGGAAATTAACAATTCATAA
- a CDS encoding CPBP family intramembrane glutamic endopeptidase, producing the protein MFIAQAYNAKHDFWRYLIGSVIIAAASFIGQVPLIVAIIYKTVQDGMNVDLLDESALFTILEPNTFLFLILISFVVAFIALKLLLKTLHGQNLRAIATSRNKLDWKRIWFAFIFWGIISSGLTLIDYFYLSPEGYEFNFEPQRFLILLVIAVALIPIQTSLEEYVFRGYLMQGFGMLAKNRWFPLVMTSVIFGCLHLANPEIEKLGYGLLMYYIGTGLFLGIITLMDEGIELALGFHAANNLFTALLVTSDWTAFQTHSILKDVAEPELSFIDMVLPVFIIFPIIIFIFSKVYHWRNWKEKLFGEIHEPPTEDYKVIGES; encoded by the coding sequence ATGTTTATAGCACAAGCATATAATGCAAAACACGATTTCTGGAGATACCTTATTGGATCTGTTATTATCGCCGCAGCATCATTTATTGGCCAAGTTCCATTAATAGTAGCCATAATTTATAAGACTGTCCAAGATGGAATGAATGTTGATTTATTGGATGAAAGCGCCCTGTTTACGATTTTAGAACCAAACACGTTTTTATTTCTTATTCTGATTTCGTTTGTCGTTGCTTTTATTGCGCTTAAATTGTTATTAAAAACATTACATGGTCAAAATTTAAGAGCAATTGCGACGTCTAGGAATAAGTTAGACTGGAAACGGATTTGGTTTGCCTTTATTTTTTGGGGAATCATTTCGTCTGGCTTGACATTAATCGATTACTTTTATTTATCGCCAGAAGGTTATGAATTTAATTTCGAACCACAGCGATTCTTAATTTTATTAGTTATTGCTGTCGCCTTAATACCAATACAAACAAGTTTAGAAGAATACGTTTTTAGAGGTTATCTTATGCAAGGTTTTGGGATGTTAGCAAAAAACCGATGGTTTCCTTTAGTAATGACCTCAGTGATATTTGGATGCCTTCACCTTGCAAATCCTGAAATTGAAAAATTAGGATATGGCTTGCTTATGTATTACATAGGAACAGGGTTGTTTTTAGGAATCATTACATTAATGGATGAAGGAATTGAGTTGGCTTTAGGGTTTCATGCTGCTAATAACTTATTTACGGCTTTATTAGTTACTTCAGATTGGACCGCATTTCAAACACACTCTATTTTAAAGGATGTTGCAGAGCCTGAACTGAGTTTTATTGATATGGTATTACCGGTATTTATTATTTTTCCAATTATCATATTTATTTTTTCAAAAGTCTATCATTGGAGAAATTGGAAAGAAAAACTATTTGGTGAAATTCATGAGCCGCCTACTGAAGATTACAAAGTTATTGGAGAATCTTAA
- a CDS encoding 1,4-dihydroxy-2-naphthoyl-CoA synthase → MKKAEWVTAKTYDDITYKKCNGVARIAFNRPNVRNAFRPKTTSELYDALYNANEDVNIGVVLLSAEGPSTKDGIWSFCSGGDQKARGHQGYVGDDGYHRLNILEVQRLIRFMPKAVIAVVPGWAVGGGHSLHVVCDLTLASQEHAIFKQTDADVTSFDGGYGSAYLAKMVGQKRAREIFFLGRNYSAQEAFEMGMVNAVIPHNELEDTAYDWAQEILAKSPTSIKMLKFAMNLTDDGMVGQQVFAGEATRLAYMTDEAKEGRDAFLEKRKPNFDKKWIP, encoded by the coding sequence ATGAAAAAAGCCGAATGGGTAACTGCAAAAACCTATGATGACATAACTTATAAGAAGTGCAATGGCGTGGCAAGAATTGCTTTTAATCGTCCAAATGTTAGAAATGCATTTCGCCCAAAAACAACCAGTGAACTTTACGACGCCCTTTATAACGCTAATGAAGACGTCAATATTGGTGTTGTGTTACTTTCAGCTGAAGGACCATCAACTAAGGATGGTATTTGGAGTTTTTGTTCAGGAGGAGATCAAAAAGCACGAGGACATCAAGGTTATGTAGGTGATGATGGATATCATCGTTTGAATATTCTAGAAGTACAACGATTAATTCGTTTTATGCCAAAAGCCGTCATAGCAGTAGTACCTGGGTGGGCAGTAGGAGGTGGTCATAGTCTTCATGTAGTTTGTGATTTAACCTTAGCCAGCCAAGAACATGCTATTTTTAAACAAACCGATGCTGATGTCACAAGTTTTGATGGAGGTTATGGTTCGGCGTATTTAGCAAAGATGGTTGGACAAAAGCGCGCACGTGAAATCTTTTTCCTTGGAAGAAACTATTCAGCTCAAGAGGCTTTTGAAATGGGAATGGTTAATGCTGTAATCCCTCATAATGAGTTAGAAGATACCGCATATGATTGGGCACAAGAGATTTTAGCGAAATCACCCACCTCAATTAAAATGTTGAAATTTGCTATGAACCTTACCGATGACGGGATGGTTGGGCAACAAGTGTTTGCTGGTGAAGCAACTCGTCTCGCATACATGACCGACGAAGCGAAAGAAGGGCGAGATGCTTTTTTAGAAAAACGAAAGCCTAACTTTGATAAAAAGTGGATTCCATAA